In Candidatus Bathyarchaeia archaeon, a genomic segment contains:
- a CDS encoding CDGSH iron-sulfur domain-containing protein codes for MSDVVIKSNENGPNLVIVDGKVIQAWCRCGASTLMPFCDGSHKRTGFVAKTHEVKVR; via the coding sequence ATGTCCGATGTTGTGATAAAATCAAATGAGAACGGTCCCAACCTTGTCATAGTCGATGGGAAGGTTATTCAGGCTTGGTGCCGATGTGGAGCATCTACCCTGATGCCTTTCTGCGATGGTTCACACAAGAGGACAGGGTTTGTGGCTAAAACGCACGAGGTCAAGGTCCGTTGA
- a CDS encoding ABC transporter substrate-binding protein: MTGIAGARTRSVALLFLGLALTSTSPIWVHADTAPTGIFRITLMVPQPNQARQDWSLLVQSNLQALGIDAQRVVLDWPTIYARALTPGSDVIGRSYDNGGFDAVFLGYALGIDADPWSYYHSSQYAPIGSNYYLWNNSQNDQLTTQIKQTLDKTQRLDLVRQWQALAYDQQPSATILYTKEIVAFDYTMPNAQYVFSTYHSPYWPPIEQLSMLGGAMMGSITLAQTGPAPSEGFNPTTSSSYYDQTVYGALFSALAQRNDTIFKNMIPQLATGWSVGSDQKTWTVSLRPGVTWHDGVAFNATDVKFTFDALQDNTLAADNEAFIKGIVGGKSDVTIVDPYTVKFTLPNPYAYFVENILTTPIIPAHVLASVPYANWRTNPFNTGIGGGPIGTGPYKFVSYNATTETNHLTRNDNYFDFPQNGKTALQSRGAFQVKDYYVKHIPSSDNAVSALKTGSVNVLDSQYNLETQTSFLATWPSNQWTSYNAFGVQELGFNMQHVIFGTGVNTPLGHSDPSKAALAAKYVRQAISYAIPRDLIIQQLLAGYGNPGITTPVVGDYRTGFAATDGFNAALTPYSFNLTKSRQLLQAAGFFPAAPRTIWETWGFALTIMLSATALALMAIYITELRRNRLVRGYKAPTLPTT; the protein is encoded by the coding sequence ATGACTGGCATAGCCGGCGCCCGGACTAGATCTGTGGCTTTGTTGTTTCTTGGGCTTGCTCTCACCTCGACTAGTCCTATATGGGTTCATGCAGATACTGCGCCTACTGGAATTTTCAGGATAACGCTGATGGTTCCTCAGCCGAATCAAGCCCGACAGGATTGGTCGCTGCTCGTCCAGAGCAACCTTCAGGCTTTAGGCATTGATGCGCAGAGGGTTGTTCTTGACTGGCCCACGATATACGCTAGGGCGCTTACGCCTGGCTCAGATGTTATCGGGAGAAGCTATGACAATGGTGGCTTTGACGCTGTTTTTCTCGGGTATGCTCTTGGGATAGACGCGGATCCATGGTCCTACTATCACAGTTCACAGTATGCTCCGATCGGTTCCAACTATTATCTATGGAATAACAGCCAGAACGATCAGCTGACCACACAGATCAAGCAGACACTCGACAAAACTCAGCGGTTAGACTTGGTCAGGCAGTGGCAGGCGCTTGCCTACGACCAACAACCCTCCGCCACAATACTCTACACGAAAGAAATTGTCGCCTTTGATTATACCATGCCGAATGCCCAGTACGTGTTCAGCACCTACCACTCACCGTACTGGCCGCCGATCGAACAATTATCGATGCTAGGCGGGGCTATGATGGGCTCGATAACGTTGGCCCAGACTGGACCGGCTCCGTCGGAGGGTTTCAACCCGACAACGAGCAGTTCCTATTACGACCAGACCGTGTACGGAGCACTGTTCAGTGCGTTGGCGCAGAGGAACGATACGATCTTCAAGAATATGATTCCTCAACTGGCGACTGGATGGTCTGTCGGGTCGGATCAGAAAACCTGGACCGTGTCGTTACGTCCTGGGGTGACATGGCATGACGGGGTCGCGTTCAACGCGACAGATGTGAAATTCACATTTGACGCGCTCCAGGATAATACTCTGGCAGCGGACAATGAGGCGTTCATCAAAGGAATAGTCGGTGGAAAAAGCGACGTAACAATCGTGGATCCGTATACTGTCAAGTTCACTCTACCGAATCCCTACGCGTACTTCGTCGAGAACATTCTCACAACACCAATCATTCCCGCCCACGTGCTGGCAAGTGTTCCCTATGCAAACTGGAGGACGAACCCATTCAACACCGGGATCGGGGGTGGACCTATCGGAACAGGGCCCTACAAATTTGTCAGCTATAATGCCACGACTGAGACAAATCATCTGACAAGGAATGATAACTATTTTGATTTCCCGCAAAACGGGAAAACCGCTCTCCAGAGCAGGGGAGCTTTCCAAGTCAAGGACTACTACGTGAAACACATACCGAGTTCCGACAACGCTGTCTCCGCCCTCAAAACAGGCTCGGTAAACGTTCTCGATTCACAGTACAATCTGGAAACCCAGACGAGTTTTCTCGCAACCTGGCCGTCGAACCAGTGGACGTCCTACAACGCGTTCGGGGTCCAAGAACTAGGCTTCAACATGCAACACGTAATATTCGGAACAGGCGTCAACACCCCACTAGGCCATAGTGATCCTTCGAAAGCCGCTCTTGCCGCAAAGTATGTTCGTCAGGCTATCAGCTACGCGATCCCGAGAGACCTGATAATACAACAGCTTCTGGCCGGATACGGTAATCCTGGAATAACAACTCCGGTCGTCGGCGACTACCGGACGGGATTCGCGGCCACCGACGGGTTCAACGCGGCTCTCACTCCGTACAGTTTCAACCTCACAAAATCGCGACAGCTATTGCAAGCCGCCGGCTTCTTCCCAGCTGCCCCTCGAACTATCTGGGAAACCTGGGGATTCGCTCTTACAATCATGCTGTCGGCAACGGCCTTGGCGCTCATGGCTATCTACATAACCGAACTGAGAAGAAACCGGTTGGTTCGCGGGTACAAAGCGCCAACGCTACCCACGACCTAA
- a CDS encoding ArgE/DapE family deacylase, translated as MPSQPVVRQVDSWIDAHKKDLIDLTCRLINIDTTVPPGLNYQKISQVLARELKDLGVTPTVSLTPEATVKRRFSPDVGLKGPRPNTYATLKGESADPKILLNGHVDVVPANPTGWTNDPFEPTIRNGQIYGRGAADMKGSDACLVYSLKALVETGAKFTGSITLTFTTDEEVGEYSGVNHLVDKHVITKDFDYCISTDSGIESLVVASLGDSNIVITVKGVAAHSGRGWSGVNAIEEAASLIERLKILGKEIGKRRSKIPAEAFYGTKKMRPGLYVNMIKGGLKGNIIPDTCEVLIDRRYIPEEKKEEAEREIGRVVREFAKNSPAKFSMKKILGTDSMVTPPDHKLVKVVRKQARKVLGRDVSPAGSQGSTDMAVVSQLGIPVAVIGATRHDSNIHGIDEHVRINDLVSVTKILTHSYLDLLTSKA; from the coding sequence TTGCCTTCTCAACCGGTTGTTAGACAGGTTGATAGCTGGATTGATGCTCACAAAAAGGATCTAATCGATCTTACTTGCCGTCTCATCAATATTGATACTACTGTTCCCCCGGGTCTGAACTATCAGAAGATCTCGCAGGTTCTTGCGAGGGAACTCAAAGACCTGGGCGTTACGCCTACCGTAAGCCTTACGCCGGAAGCAACCGTCAAGCGGAGGTTTAGCCCTGATGTGGGGCTCAAGGGTCCACGGCCGAATACGTACGCGACTCTCAAGGGCGAGAGTGCGGACCCGAAGATACTTCTCAATGGGCATGTGGATGTTGTCCCCGCGAACCCAACGGGATGGACTAATGATCCGTTCGAGCCCACGATAAGGAATGGGCAGATTTACGGGCGGGGAGCGGCGGATATGAAGGGGTCCGACGCGTGTCTCGTCTATTCTTTGAAGGCATTGGTGGAGACCGGGGCGAAGTTTACCGGATCTATTACCCTGACTTTTACCACAGACGAGGAGGTGGGAGAGTACTCCGGCGTCAACCATCTAGTCGACAAGCACGTGATTACGAAGGATTTCGATTATTGTATATCCACTGATAGTGGGATCGAGTCTCTTGTTGTTGCGAGTCTAGGCGATTCCAACATCGTCATTACTGTGAAAGGTGTGGCGGCTCATTCGGGGCGGGGTTGGTCTGGTGTCAACGCGATAGAGGAGGCAGCCAGTTTGATCGAGAGGTTGAAAATTCTCGGTAAAGAAATTGGGAAGAGAAGGTCCAAGATACCGGCGGAGGCGTTCTACGGGACCAAGAAGATGCGACCGGGCCTCTACGTGAACATGATAAAGGGCGGGTTGAAGGGCAACATCATACCCGACACGTGTGAGGTCCTTATCGATCGACGGTACATTCCAGAAGAGAAGAAGGAAGAAGCCGAGAGGGAAATAGGCAGGGTGGTCAGAGAGTTCGCAAAGAACAGTCCAGCGAAATTTTCGATGAAGAAGATCCTCGGAACTGATTCGATGGTCACACCTCCCGACCACAAGCTTGTCAAGGTCGTCAGGAAACAGGCGAGAAAGGTTCTGGGACGGGATGTATCGCCCGCTGGTAGTCAGGGGTCGACGGACATGGCCGTTGTCAGCCAACTAGGCATACCCGTAGCCGTGATAGGCGCAACGCGACACGACAGCAACATCCACGGAATAGACGAACACGTACGCATAAACGACCTAGTGAGCGTCACAAAAATCCTAACGCACTCGTACCTAGACCTTTTGACGTCCAAAGCGTAA
- a CDS encoding DNA-processing protein DprA — protein MVTPSNYKIVAVTPLELLGPLNDIERKYAPSKIFTAGSMRLPLPKPRAAIIGSRKASERGRAAAARITKTLTDHEVVIVSGLAEGIDTMAHQTAISQGGKTIAVLGTPLNRTYPQKNLQLQNEIMKNHLAISQFPIGYPIQRKNFVIRNRTMALISNASIIVEAGDSSGSLHQGWEALRLGRPLFIWKAIINDSSLSWPKRMISYGATVLNDSKQVLEVLPSSKSLSEVVLQVPKRAHNAS, from the coding sequence ATGGTTACCCCTTCAAATTACAAGATTGTCGCAGTCACACCTCTAGAACTCTTAGGCCCACTGAACGATATTGAAAGAAAATACGCCCCTTCGAAGATCTTCACGGCCGGCTCAATGAGGCTCCCGCTTCCGAAACCAAGAGCAGCCATCATTGGCTCAAGGAAGGCTTCAGAACGTGGTCGAGCAGCCGCAGCCCGCATTACAAAAACACTCACAGACCACGAAGTTGTGATAGTCAGCGGTCTTGCTGAAGGCATCGACACGATGGCTCACCAAACCGCTATCTCGCAGGGTGGAAAGACTATTGCAGTCCTTGGAACACCCCTGAACCGTACCTATCCTCAGAAGAATCTGCAACTTCAAAACGAGATAATGAAGAACCATCTTGCAATCTCGCAGTTTCCAATAGGATACCCCATTCAGCGGAAGAACTTCGTCATTCGAAACAGAACCATGGCCCTCATTTCGAATGCTTCAATCATAGTTGAAGCTGGAGACAGCAGCGGGTCACTCCATCAAGGTTGGGAAGCCCTGAGACTGGGCCGACCATTGTTCATTTGGAAAGCCATCATCAACGACTCCTCATTGAGCTGGCCCAAGAGAATGATCAGTTACGGTGCCACCGTGCTCAACGACTCCAAACAGGTATTGGAAGTACTACCATCATCCAAAAGTCTAAGTGAGGTAGTCCTGCAAGTTCCGAAACGTGCGCATAACGCTTCTTGA
- a CDS encoding AsnC family transcriptional regulator encodes MQRPVDLDIRIMKELASPSSFRWDIRESYRSIAARIGVDEETVRRRINRARESGFLKGWQVVLNPHVIGLESAGAQLTVDKEDRKTSVISQIEQLEGVVIMINFHGNGLRVIFYHKDEQDLAGKIREFNSICQTNQAIVWKGGFPPASLDLKATDWEIIRALRKDPRRSPSEIAAEVGVSTRTVKRRLTGLTKGMAFYLLPMLDYDKYPGVASDFLVFCPDSKKKVEVDRLVRAKTDRIVFSFTDAKGFSIYAMLCLNISEAENIHNWIQELDGVEKVKMDMMRGNTVVRRWLDEEIGKHLPKEQLTP; translated from the coding sequence TTGCAGCGCCCGGTCGACCTGGACATTCGCATAATGAAAGAATTGGCTAGTCCCAGTTCGTTTCGATGGGACATTCGAGAGTCCTACCGCAGCATTGCTGCAAGGATTGGAGTTGACGAGGAGACTGTTAGGAGGAGAATCAACCGGGCCCGGGAATCCGGATTCCTCAAAGGCTGGCAGGTTGTGCTGAACCCCCACGTAATAGGCCTCGAGTCCGCGGGAGCGCAATTGACCGTAGACAAGGAAGACAGGAAGACCTCGGTGATTTCTCAGATTGAACAGTTGGAGGGCGTCGTGATCATGATCAATTTCCACGGCAATGGTCTGCGAGTAATATTCTACCACAAGGACGAGCAAGATCTAGCGGGGAAAATTCGAGAATTCAATTCGATATGTCAAACCAATCAGGCGATTGTTTGGAAGGGCGGTTTTCCCCCGGCCAGTCTGGACCTCAAAGCGACAGATTGGGAGATTATCAGGGCATTGAGGAAAGATCCCCGAAGAAGCCCTTCCGAAATAGCAGCAGAGGTCGGGGTCTCGACCCGGACAGTGAAGAGGCGACTAACGGGCCTGACGAAGGGGATGGCTTTCTATCTGTTGCCGATGCTTGACTATGACAAGTACCCAGGCGTTGCCTCTGATTTTCTAGTTTTCTGCCCCGATTCGAAGAAGAAAGTGGAAGTCGACAGACTTGTGCGTGCCAAGACGGATAGGATCGTGTTCTCGTTTACTGACGCTAAAGGATTTTCGATATATGCAATGCTCTGCCTGAACATTTCCGAAGCGGAAAACATTCACAATTGGATCCAGGAGCTTGACGGCGTCGAGAAGGTGAAGATGGACATGATGAGAGGCAACACGGTGGTGCGACGTTGGCTCGATGAAGAAATCGGGAAGCATCTACCGAAAGAACAACTAACACCGTAG
- a CDS encoding plastocyanin/azurin family copper-binding protein, protein MNHLQLSSNVQDSTKPSSRSRKKLWIIIGALAVVLIVVASVVYVANRAGAAPLPPNGPNVTVWDTGFCSNSGNCGYSPTIKNVTSGISLTWTNTGNQAHTVTECISTDSSVACPSGAGANSSGSRGFDSNTQTSSGFAKNQQYQYAINLSPGAYYYYCTLHAWMHGTIVVS, encoded by the coding sequence ATGAACCATCTTCAACTATCTTCCAACGTTCAAGACTCTACAAAACCCTCGTCCCGGAGTCGCAAGAAGCTCTGGATAATAATCGGAGCACTTGCTGTCGTCTTGATTGTAGTCGCAAGTGTAGTCTACGTGGCAAACAGGGCCGGCGCGGCTCCTCTGCCACCAAACGGTCCCAATGTTACAGTATGGGATACGGGCTTCTGTTCCAACAGCGGAAATTGTGGCTATAGCCCCACAATCAAGAACGTAACCTCAGGAATCTCTTTGACATGGACGAACACCGGGAACCAGGCGCATACAGTCACAGAATGTATCAGCACAGATTCTAGCGTCGCGTGTCCTAGTGGTGCGGGAGCGAACAGTTCTGGATCACGTGGTTTTGACTCGAACACTCAAACTTCATCAGGGTTCGCGAAAAACCAGCAGTACCAGTATGCGATCAACTTGAGCCCAGGCGCCTACTACTATTATTGCACGCTACATGCTTGGATGCATGGAACCATAGTGGTCTCCTAG
- a CDS encoding ABC transporter ATP-binding protein, which produces MVEISVENLTKHYDKLVALDNVSLKIGSGEVFGLLGPNGAGKSTLLKIMVGILRPTSGTIRLDEFDIVAEPEKAKKLIGYLPENPSLYTGLTTLEFLQFVGKIRGVGDDLLDQEISDPLKSFQLEDKRNSLVGSLSKGMKQKVALIATSLHNPKILVLDEPLTALDPKTRVSVKDWIDGQTSRGVTTILSTHDLDVAQTHAGRIGIIDHGKIVAVGDVESLRKMANTSSDARLEDVFLRLTEEKGEEPIKH; this is translated from the coding sequence ATGGTCGAGATATCTGTCGAGAACCTAACCAAGCACTATGACAAGCTGGTGGCCCTGGACAACGTCAGTCTAAAGATAGGTTCAGGCGAGGTCTTCGGGCTTCTCGGACCCAACGGTGCAGGCAAGAGCACTCTCCTGAAGATTATGGTCGGCATTCTCAGGCCGACAAGCGGGACAATCCGACTGGACGAGTTTGACATTGTTGCGGAGCCGGAGAAGGCGAAGAAGCTAATCGGGTACTTACCCGAGAATCCCAGCCTCTACACCGGCCTGACAACCCTAGAGTTTCTCCAGTTTGTCGGAAAGATTCGCGGAGTAGGAGATGATCTTCTTGACCAGGAGATTTCTGATCCGCTCAAGAGTTTCCAGTTGGAAGACAAGCGTAACAGTCTGGTTGGTAGCTTGTCGAAAGGGATGAAGCAGAAGGTTGCACTGATCGCTACGAGTCTCCATAATCCCAAGATTCTCGTTTTGGATGAGCCGTTGACGGCGTTGGATCCGAAGACTCGGGTCTCAGTGAAGGACTGGATTGACGGTCAGACGAGCAGAGGTGTGACGACGATCTTGTCAACTCACGACTTGGATGTTGCTCAGACCCATGCGGGGAGAATAGGCATCATCGATCATGGGAAGATTGTGGCGGTGGGAGATGTTGAGAGCCTTCGAAAAATGGCGAACACATCGAGCGATGCGAGATTGGAGGACGTGTTCTTACGGTTGACTGAGGAAAAGGGGGAGGAGCCGATCAAACACTGA